One genomic window of Arachis stenosperma cultivar V10309 chromosome 10, arast.V10309.gnm1.PFL2, whole genome shotgun sequence includes the following:
- the LOC130954896 gene encoding kxDL motif-containing protein LO9-177 isoform X3, whose protein sequence is MEEQDCEKESVKLASEEISHEFKTLVNSNDLQSLNHLQNTILGRLQDSNAVLSHFNEFSEHCYAEISGDLARNTRILKSIKTDLDYIFQKLRSMKSKILNTYPDAFPADSESEVVDRRPDLEIPK, encoded by the exons ATGGAGGAACAAGATTGTGAGAAAGAATCGGTGAAGTTGGCTTCAGAAGAGATCTCCCACGAATTCAAAACCCTTGTCAACTCAAATGATCTCCAATCACTTAATCATTTACAGAACACCAT ATTGGGAAGATTGCAGGACAGTAATGCCGTGTTGTCACACTTCAATGAGTTCTCTGAACATTGCTATGCCGAGATTTCTGGAGATCTCGCCAGGAACACTCGAATTCTCAAGTCTATCAAGACTGACCTTGATTATATTTTTCAGAAGCTAAG AAGTATGAAGTCAAAAATTTTGAACACCTATCCAGATGCATTTCCTGCAGATTCGGAGAGCGAAGTAGTTGATAGGAGACCAGATCTTGAAATACCCAAGTAA
- the LOC130954896 gene encoding kxDL motif-containing protein LO9-177 isoform X2: MEEQDCEKESVKLASEEISHEFKTLVNSNDLQSLNHLQNTILGRLQDSNAVLSHFNEFSEHCYAEISGDLARNTRILKSIKTDLDYIFQKLSMKSKILNTYPDAFPADSESEVVDRRPDLEIPKIGMKRRKFPSLVAVAMDAPSIGSTGGVECAGISETRAKGGGQSFETVVMAAGGPTEPAAGGLLWSNSSMGLSSFREKFCWSGLFFYNLLKVVEKC; this comes from the exons ATGGAGGAACAAGATTGTGAGAAAGAATCGGTGAAGTTGGCTTCAGAAGAGATCTCCCACGAATTCAAAACCCTTGTCAACTCAAATGATCTCCAATCACTTAATCATTTACAGAACACCAT ATTGGGAAGATTGCAGGACAGTAATGCCGTGTTGTCACACTTCAATGAGTTCTCTGAACATTGCTATGCCGAGATTTCTGGAGATCTCGCCAGGAACACTCGAATTCTCAAGTCTATCAAGACTGACCTTGATTATATTTTTCAGAAGCTAAG TATGAAGTCAAAAATTTTGAACACCTATCCAGATGCATTTCCTGCAGATTCGGAGAGCGAAGTAGTTGATAGGAGACCAGATCTTGAAATACCCAA GATTGGCATGAAACGCAGGAAGTTCCCTAGTCTTGTCGCTGTAGCTATGGATGCACCTAGCATTGGATCAACTGGAGGGGTGGAATGTGCTGGCATATCTGAAACTAGAGCAAAGGGTGGTGGCCAATCATTTGAAACGGTAGTAATGGCTGCAGGTGGACCAACAGAACCTGCTGCAGGGGGCTTGTTGTGGAGCAATTCGAGCATGGGACTGTCTTCTTTTAGGGAAAAGTTTTGTTGGTCTGGTCTTTTCTTTTACAACCTATTAAAAGTAGTAGAAAAATGTTAA
- the LOC130954896 gene encoding kxDL motif-containing protein LO9-177 isoform X1, giving the protein MEEQDCEKESVKLASEEISHEFKTLVNSNDLQSLNHLQNTILGRLQDSNAVLSHFNEFSEHCYAEISGDLARNTRILKSIKTDLDYIFQKLRSMKSKILNTYPDAFPADSESEVVDRRPDLEIPKIGMKRRKFPSLVAVAMDAPSIGSTGGVECAGISETRAKGGGQSFETVVMAAGGPTEPAAGGLLWSNSSMGLSSFREKFCWSGLFFYNLLKVVEKC; this is encoded by the exons ATGGAGGAACAAGATTGTGAGAAAGAATCGGTGAAGTTGGCTTCAGAAGAGATCTCCCACGAATTCAAAACCCTTGTCAACTCAAATGATCTCCAATCACTTAATCATTTACAGAACACCAT ATTGGGAAGATTGCAGGACAGTAATGCCGTGTTGTCACACTTCAATGAGTTCTCTGAACATTGCTATGCCGAGATTTCTGGAGATCTCGCCAGGAACACTCGAATTCTCAAGTCTATCAAGACTGACCTTGATTATATTTTTCAGAAGCTAAG AAGTATGAAGTCAAAAATTTTGAACACCTATCCAGATGCATTTCCTGCAGATTCGGAGAGCGAAGTAGTTGATAGGAGACCAGATCTTGAAATACCCAA GATTGGCATGAAACGCAGGAAGTTCCCTAGTCTTGTCGCTGTAGCTATGGATGCACCTAGCATTGGATCAACTGGAGGGGTGGAATGTGCTGGCATATCTGAAACTAGAGCAAAGGGTGGTGGCCAATCATTTGAAACGGTAGTAATGGCTGCAGGTGGACCAACAGAACCTGCTGCAGGGGGCTTGTTGTGGAGCAATTCGAGCATGGGACTGTCTTCTTTTAGGGAAAAGTTTTGTTGGTCTGGTCTTTTCTTTTACAACCTATTAAAAGTAGTAGAAAAATGTTAA